A part of Paenibacillus sp. IHBB 10380 genomic DNA contains:
- the pyk gene encoding pyruvate kinase, giving the protein MRKTKIVCTIGPASESLENIKKLILAGMNVARLNFSHGDFEEHGNRIKVIRQACQELGKTVAILLDTKGPEIRTGKLAVEPIELVQDEFITLTTEEILGDKDRLSITYSDLPGDVQAGSTILIDDGLIGLTVVEVQGTEIKCRIVNGGTIKSKKGVNVPGVNISLPGITEKDANDIIFGIEQDIDFVAASFVRKASDVLEIRELLNSHNAGHIHIISKIENQQGVDNLDEILAVSDGLMVARGDLGVEIPAEEVPLVQKSMIQKSNRAGKPVITATQMLDSMQRNPRPTRAEASDVANAIFDGTDAIMLSGETAAGKYPVESVLTMSRIAEKAESALNYRDLFLKQSTAQETTITEAISQSVAISALDLHAKAIISSTETGHTARVVSKYRPEAPIIAVTTEDRTMRRLTLTWGVTPVKGMLASTTDEMFDYALKGGLDSGLVKEGELVVITAGVPLGRSGSTNLIKISLV; this is encoded by the coding sequence ATGCGCAAAACTAAGATTGTATGTACTATCGGTCCTGCTAGTGAGTCGTTAGAAAACATCAAAAAATTGATTCTAGCTGGCATGAACGTAGCTCGCCTGAACTTTTCTCATGGTGACTTTGAAGAACACGGAAACCGGATCAAAGTCATTCGTCAAGCATGTCAGGAACTAGGCAAGACTGTTGCCATCTTGCTTGATACTAAAGGCCCAGAAATTCGTACAGGTAAGCTTGCAGTAGAACCGATTGAACTGGTTCAGGATGAATTTATCACTCTGACAACGGAAGAAATTTTGGGAGACAAAGATCGTCTTTCGATAACGTATTCTGACCTTCCAGGAGATGTACAAGCGGGTTCAACTATTCTTATCGATGACGGTTTGATTGGTCTGACAGTTGTAGAAGTTCAGGGAACTGAAATTAAATGCCGCATTGTCAATGGAGGTACGATTAAGAGCAAAAAAGGCGTTAACGTACCGGGTGTTAACATTTCTCTGCCAGGTATTACAGAGAAAGATGCTAATGATATCATTTTTGGAATCGAACAGGACATCGACTTTGTTGCAGCTTCTTTCGTTCGTAAAGCATCAGACGTTCTTGAAATTCGTGAATTGTTGAACAGTCACAATGCGGGTCACATTCACATTATTTCCAAGATTGAGAACCAACAGGGTGTAGATAATCTCGATGAAATTCTAGCAGTTTCTGACGGCCTAATGGTTGCACGTGGAGATCTTGGGGTTGAAATTCCAGCTGAAGAAGTACCATTGGTACAGAAGAGCATGATTCAAAAATCCAACCGTGCAGGTAAGCCTGTCATCACAGCTACTCAAATGTTGGATTCCATGCAACGTAACCCACGTCCTACTCGCGCTGAAGCAAGTGACGTAGCTAATGCCATCTTTGATGGAACTGACGCTATCATGTTGTCTGGTGAAACAGCTGCTGGTAAATATCCAGTTGAATCTGTACTCACAATGTCTCGCATTGCTGAGAAAGCAGAATCAGCACTTAATTATCGTGATCTTTTCTTGAAACAAAGTACAGCTCAAGAAACAACCATTACGGAAGCAATCAGCCAATCTGTTGCCATTTCTGCATTGGACTTGCATGCTAAGGCGATTATCTCTTCAACAGAGACAGGCCATACGGCTCGTGTCGTATCCAAGTATCGTCCTGAGGCACCGATTATTGCTGTAACGACGGAAGATCGTACAATGCGTCGTCTAACTCTTACATGGGGTGTTACTCCAGTTAAAGGTATGCTAGCATCTACAACGGATGAAATGTTTGATTATGCTCTTAAAGGTGGTCTTGATTCCGGACTAGTTAAAGAAGGCGAACTAGTTGTTATTACAGCTGGTGTTCCACTTGGCCGTTCAGGTTCCACGAACCTTATCAAAATCAGCCTAGTGTAG
- the icd gene encoding NADP-dependent isocitrate dehydrogenase, whose translation MFKLEKYELPTEGDKIEIQDGVLKVPNFPIIPFIEGDGTGRDIWKASKRVLDAAVDKAYGGSKKIAWYEVFAGEKAFNNYGEWLPNDTLEAIREYIVAIKGPLTTPIGGGIRSLNVALRQELDLYVCLRPVRYFKGVPSPVKRPELVDMVIFRENTEDIYAGIEYQEGSEEVKKVIKFLQDEMGVNKIRFPETSGIGIKPVSEDGSKRLVRAAIEYAIEHNRKTVTLVHKGNIMKFTEGAFKNWGYEVAEQEFGDKVFTWAQYDIIKEKDGEAAANAAQKEAEEAGKIIVKDAIADIALQQVLTRPTDFDVIATLNLNGDYLSDALAAQIGGIGIAPGANINYVTGHAIFEATHGTAPKYADKDLVNPGSVILSGVMLLEHLGWTEAADLIYKGMETSINLKTVTYDFARQMEGAKEVKCSEFADEVINNM comes from the coding sequence ATGTTTAAACTTGAAAAGTACGAACTTCCTACTGAAGGTGACAAGATTGAAATTCAAGATGGGGTACTGAAAGTTCCTAATTTCCCGATCATTCCTTTCATCGAAGGTGACGGAACAGGACGTGACATCTGGAAAGCTTCGAAGCGTGTTCTGGATGCAGCTGTTGATAAGGCATATGGCGGTTCTAAGAAAATTGCTTGGTATGAAGTTTTTGCAGGTGAAAAGGCATTTAACAACTACGGAGAGTGGCTACCGAACGATACGCTTGAAGCGATCCGTGAATATATCGTAGCGATTAAAGGACCTTTGACAACTCCGATTGGTGGAGGTATTCGCTCCTTGAACGTGGCATTGCGCCAAGAGTTAGACTTATATGTTTGTCTACGTCCAGTACGTTACTTCAAAGGTGTTCCATCTCCAGTGAAACGCCCTGAACTTGTGGATATGGTTATTTTCCGTGAGAATACGGAGGATATTTATGCAGGTATAGAGTATCAAGAAGGTTCTGAAGAAGTTAAGAAAGTTATTAAGTTCCTACAAGATGAAATGGGTGTGAACAAAATTCGCTTCCCAGAAACATCGGGAATTGGGATCAAGCCAGTATCTGAAGATGGGTCTAAGCGTCTTGTTCGTGCAGCGATTGAATATGCTATCGAGCACAACCGCAAAACGGTGACGCTAGTTCACAAAGGTAACATTATGAAGTTCACCGAAGGTGCATTCAAGAACTGGGGATATGAAGTAGCTGAACAAGAGTTCGGAGATAAAGTATTCACGTGGGCTCAGTATGACATCATTAAGGAAAAAGATGGTGAAGCAGCAGCTAATGCAGCACAGAAGGAAGCAGAAGAAGCGGGCAAGATCATCGTGAAAGATGCGATTGCGGATATCGCTTTACAACAAGTGCTTACACGTCCTACCGATTTTGACGTTATTGCTACGCTTAACTTGAATGGAGATTACTTATCGGATGCATTAGCAGCACAAATTGGTGGTATTGGTATTGCTCCAGGAGCAAATATCAATTATGTCACAGGACATGCTATTTTTGAAGCTACGCATGGTACTGCACCGAAATATGCGGATAAAGACCTTGTGAATCCAGGTTCCGTTATTCTATCCGGAGTTATGCTACTTGAGCATTTGGGATGGACAGAAGCTGCTGACTTGATCTACAAAGGTATGGAGACATCCATTAACCTTAAGACAGTAACTTATGATTTTGCCCGTCAAATGGAAGGCGCTAAAGAAGTGAAATGTTCGGAGTTTGCAGACGAAGTTATTAATAATATGTAG
- the accD gene encoding acetyl-CoA carboxylase, carboxyltransferase subunit beta has protein sequence MFKDLFQKKRKYATIPSERMGRDSNVEGERPKREVPEGLMSKCSKCGTIQYSKELEKNLKVCATCGYHMRLNAVERIQITLDPEGFEEFDSQMISVDPLQFPGYVTKLEEQAMKSGLREAVITGQGTLSGYPVVVAVMSFDFFSGSMGSVVGEKITRAIETATERQLPLIIFSTSGGARMQESILSLMQMAKTSAALARFNEQGGLYISVITDPTTGGVSASFAMLGDINIAEPGAVFGFAGRLVIEQTIRQKLPDDFQTAEYNMAHGQLDLVTHRKEMRTMLANLLEFHCVKGGI, from the coding sequence GTGTTTAAAGACTTATTTCAGAAAAAAAGAAAATACGCGACCATTCCTTCAGAACGCATGGGACGGGATAGCAACGTAGAGGGCGAACGCCCAAAACGGGAAGTTCCGGAAGGTCTAATGAGCAAATGTAGTAAGTGCGGCACAATCCAGTATAGTAAAGAACTGGAGAAGAATTTGAAGGTTTGTGCTACCTGCGGTTATCATATGCGTTTAAATGCTGTAGAACGGATACAGATCACTTTAGATCCAGAAGGATTTGAAGAGTTTGATAGTCAAATGATATCTGTAGATCCACTTCAGTTTCCAGGTTACGTGACAAAGCTTGAAGAGCAGGCCATGAAATCCGGTCTGCGTGAAGCTGTTATTACGGGACAAGGTACTCTCTCAGGATACCCAGTTGTAGTAGCGGTTATGAGCTTTGACTTCTTTAGTGGAAGTATGGGATCAGTGGTTGGGGAGAAAATTACCCGAGCTATTGAGACAGCTACGGAAAGACAGCTACCACTCATTATTTTCTCAACATCTGGTGGTGCCAGAATGCAGGAGAGTATACTCAGCCTAATGCAAATGGCCAAGACAAGTGCGGCTCTTGCACGTTTTAATGAACAGGGAGGGCTCTATATTTCTGTAATCACTGACCCGACTACTGGGGGCGTGTCTGCTAGCTTTGCTATGCTTGGTGATATTAATATCGCGGAGCCAGGGGCAGTATTCGGCTTTGCAGGTCGGCTTGTTATTGAACAAACCATTCGTCAGAAACTTCCAGACGATTTCCAAACAGCGGAATATAATATGGCTCATGGCCAATTGGATTTAGTTACGCACCGGAAAGAGATGCGCACGATGCTCGCAAATCTTTTGGAATTTCATTGTGTGAAAGGGGGCATTTAA
- a CDS encoding phosphatidylglycerophosphatase A family protein codes for MSYAIAEALLKSRGVTIEDIAEIVYKLQIVYHPQLTVEECLLSVRSVLNKREVQYTLYTGIALDQLAERKLLPQPLQSIMEADEPLYGVDETLALGIINVYGMIGLTSFGYLDKEKVGIIDRLNSKKDEIHVFLDDLVAGLAAAASARIAHRFEGATLYLLSEDVETGLN; via the coding sequence ATGTCATATGCAATAGCTGAAGCTTTGCTTAAATCTAGAGGAGTCACAATTGAAGATATAGCGGAGATCGTATATAAACTTCAGATTGTGTATCATCCACAGTTAACAGTAGAAGAATGCTTGCTCAGTGTCAGATCAGTGCTTAATAAACGTGAAGTACAATATACACTTTATACAGGTATTGCCCTAGATCAATTAGCAGAGCGCAAGCTTCTACCACAGCCACTGCAATCCATTATGGAAGCGGATGAGCCGTTGTATGGAGTAGACGAGACTTTGGCGCTCGGTATTATTAATGTCTATGGAATGATCGGACTTACAAGTTTTGGTTATTTGGATAAAGAAAAGGTAGGCATTATTGATAGATTAAACAGTAAAAAAGATGAGATCCATGTATTTTTGGATGATTTAGTTGCCGGATTGGCCGCTGCTGCTTCAGCGAGAATTGCACATCGATTTGAAGGAGCTACTCTTTATTTACTATCTGAGGATGTTGAAACGGGCCTGAATTAG
- the mdh gene encoding malate dehydrogenase — MGLKRNKISVVGAGFTGATTALMLAQKELGDVVLIDIPALENPTKGKALDMMEASPVQGFDSQITGTSNYEDAADSDVVIITAGVARKPGMSRDDLVNINAGIVKSVCENIKTYAPNSVVIILSNPVDAMTYVAYQTLGFPKNRVIGQSGVLDTARYCTFIAQELNVSVEDVRGFVLGGHGDDMVPLVRYSSVGGIPIDTLISSERIEAIVQRTRVGGGEIVNLLGNGSAYYAPAASLVQMTEAVLKDKKRIIPVIALLEGEYGYDNLFMGVPSILGGNGIEKIFELELTSSEKAALDKSADSVRNVIAVVSA, encoded by the coding sequence ATGGGTTTGAAACGGAATAAGATTTCAGTAGTCGGAGCAGGGTTTACCGGAGCAACTACAGCACTTATGTTAGCGCAGAAGGAACTAGGGGATGTTGTACTTATTGATATTCCTGCACTTGAGAATCCAACTAAAGGTAAGGCGCTGGATATGATGGAAGCGAGTCCTGTTCAAGGATTTGACAGTCAGATCACAGGTACTTCTAACTATGAGGATGCAGCTGATTCTGATGTCGTTATTATTACAGCAGGCGTTGCACGTAAGCCAGGCATGAGCCGGGATGACCTAGTTAATATTAACGCTGGAATCGTTAAGTCAGTCTGTGAGAATATTAAGACCTATGCACCGAATTCCGTTGTAATTATTCTGAGTAATCCTGTTGATGCTATGACTTATGTAGCTTATCAAACGTTAGGATTTCCTAAGAATCGTGTTATCGGACAATCAGGTGTTCTAGATACTGCTCGTTATTGTACGTTTATTGCACAAGAGCTAAATGTTTCTGTAGAAGATGTACGTGGCTTTGTTCTTGGGGGTCACGGTGATGATATGGTTCCTCTAGTACGCTACTCTAGTGTTGGAGGTATTCCAATTGACACGTTAATTAGCTCTGAACGTATTGAAGCGATTGTACAACGTACTCGTGTTGGTGGCGGGGAAATCGTCAATCTACTAGGAAACGGTAGCGCTTATTATGCTCCAGCTGCTTCGCTGGTGCAAATGACAGAAGCGGTATTGAAGGATAAGAAACGGATCATCCCAGTTATTGCTCTACTTGAAGGAGAGTATGGATACGACAACCTATTCATGGGTGTACCGAGTATTCTAGGCGGTAACGGTATCGAGAAGATCTTTGAATTAGAGTTAACATCCTCTGAGAAAGCAGCACTGGATAAATCCGCTGATTCCGTAAGGAATGTTATTGCAGTAGTAAGCGCATAG
- the ytvI gene encoding sporulation integral membrane protein YtvI, with amino-acid sequence MDKVMTKRILRGLWVCVAFVSLGFAIYWLLPLLYPFVIAWLIAYLIHPLVTFLHLRIKFPKWLAVTFSIFVTFGGAILIFSAAVTRIVKELIGLSQTFDLHTETWRDFFTSWTDNAHIQSIISEINKFYTDNPNYQNAINNNISKTTQTVGTAVTDFVTGFFNVVLGFISALPSMGTILVIILLATFFLSKNWDQHNSTLIGLFPSRVRQPIREIWSDLKKAFHGYIRAQLILISITAVIVMTGLLILQVPSAFTIGLMIGLVDLLPYLGVGIVLVPWAIYTLLIGDMVLGIGLSILYLVILIVRQIMEPKVLASSVGLDPLATLIGMFVGLKLFGVLGLLIGPVSLIIIGAFNGANVFRDLRNYIVGGGDYDDLRK; translated from the coding sequence TTGGACAAAGTGATGACCAAACGAATTTTAAGAGGGTTATGGGTTTGTGTTGCTTTTGTTAGTTTAGGATTCGCCATATACTGGCTCCTCCCTCTGTTATACCCTTTCGTGATAGCTTGGTTAATCGCTTATCTTATCCATCCGTTGGTCACTTTTCTACACCTTAGAATAAAATTTCCGAAGTGGCTCGCCGTCACTTTCTCTATATTCGTAACCTTCGGGGGAGCTATTCTTATCTTTTCCGCGGCAGTGACAAGAATCGTCAAAGAATTAATAGGATTAAGTCAGACTTTTGATCTACATACAGAAACGTGGAGGGACTTTTTTACCTCTTGGACGGATAATGCCCACATACAGAGTATCATCAGCGAAATTAATAAATTCTACACAGACAATCCCAATTATCAGAATGCCATCAATAATAATATTAGTAAAACTACACAAACCGTGGGTACAGCGGTAACAGACTTTGTCACAGGATTCTTTAACGTTGTGCTTGGATTCATCTCTGCATTACCCTCTATGGGGACTATTCTAGTCATCATCCTTCTTGCTACCTTTTTTCTCAGTAAAAACTGGGATCAACATAATTCGACACTAATCGGTTTATTTCCTTCTCGAGTTCGTCAACCTATCCGTGAGATTTGGAGTGATCTCAAAAAAGCTTTTCATGGATACATCCGAGCACAGCTTATTCTCATTTCAATTACTGCTGTCATTGTAATGACCGGTCTTCTCATCCTTCAGGTTCCCTCAGCTTTTACAATTGGTCTCATGATCGGTCTGGTTGATTTACTACCCTATCTAGGTGTTGGCATTGTATTGGTTCCTTGGGCCATCTACACACTTCTAATTGGGGATATGGTTCTAGGGATCGGATTATCCATTCTTTATCTAGTGATTCTAATTGTGCGTCAGATTATGGAGCCCAAAGTTCTAGCAAGCAGTGTAGGTTTAGATCCTCTAGCAACACTCATTGGCATGTTCGTTGGACTTAAGCTATTTGGGGTATTGGGCCTGTTAATTGGCCCCGTCAGTCTAATTATTATCGGTGCATTCAATGGAGCTAACGTATTTAGAGATCTCCGTAATTACATTGTGGGGGGGGGAGATTACGATGACCTGAGAAAGTAA
- a CDS encoding citrate/2-methylcitrate synthase has translation MTATKGLEGIVAATSSISSIVDGVLTYRGIDIDDLAEHASFEEVAYLLWFGKLPNAAELQKLQQDLDTYAPIPQHLIEQIKLYPKDANTMAALRSAVSALALYDEEADDMSREANEKKAIKLQAQLPTIIAALSRIRQGKEPVAPKKGLSIAENFLYMLRDEQPDETSIKALDQALVLHADHEFNASTFAGRVTVATLSDIYSGVTSALGALKGPLHGGANEAVMKMLESIGTVDQVESYIQQKLDKREKIMGFGHRVYKNGDPRAKHLQKMSRELGEMKENMNLYNMSIKIDEMITTQKGLRPNVDFYSASVYTQLGIESELFTPIFAISRVSGWTAHILEQWVDNRIIRPRAEYVGLLDQKYIPIELR, from the coding sequence ATGACAGCTACCAAAGGATTGGAAGGCATTGTAGCCGCAACTTCTTCCATTAGTTCAATCGTGGACGGTGTTCTTACATACAGAGGCATTGATATAGATGACCTTGCGGAACATGCGAGCTTTGAAGAAGTAGCTTATTTATTGTGGTTTGGCAAGTTACCAAATGCTGCTGAATTACAGAAGTTACAGCAGGATTTGGACACCTATGCACCTATCCCACAGCATCTTATTGAGCAAATAAAGCTGTATCCCAAAGACGCCAATACGATGGCAGCACTTCGCTCAGCCGTATCTGCACTTGCCTTGTATGACGAAGAAGCAGATGATATGAGTCGTGAAGCGAATGAGAAGAAGGCTATTAAATTGCAAGCGCAATTGCCAACCATAATAGCCGCTTTATCTCGTATTCGCCAAGGTAAGGAACCTGTAGCTCCTAAAAAGGGATTGTCTATTGCAGAGAACTTCCTCTACATGCTTAGAGATGAGCAACCAGATGAGACTTCTATTAAAGCTTTAGATCAAGCTCTTGTATTACATGCGGATCATGAGTTTAATGCTTCTACGTTTGCTGGACGTGTAACTGTAGCTACACTCTCTGATATTTATTCAGGCGTTACATCGGCTCTTGGAGCGCTCAAAGGTCCCCTACACGGTGGAGCTAATGAAGCAGTTATGAAAATGCTAGAAAGTATCGGAACGGTTGATCAGGTTGAGAGCTACATTCAGCAAAAGCTAGACAAGCGAGAGAAGATTATGGGATTTGGTCATCGTGTATACAAGAACGGAGATCCACGTGCTAAGCATCTTCAGAAGATGTCCCGCGAGCTTGGTGAAATGAAAGAAAATATGAATCTTTATAATATGTCTATTAAAATTGATGAAATGATTACGACACAAAAAGGACTAAGACCTAACGTTGATTTCTATTCCGCATCTGTGTACACTCAACTTGGCATCGAGAGTGAACTGTTCACTCCGATATTTGCTATAAGTCGTGTATCAGGATGGACTGCGCATATTCTAGAGCAATGGGTAGACAATCGTATTATTCGTCCACGTGCGGAATATGTAGGATTGTTAGATCAGAAATATATTCCTATTGAGTTACGTTAA
- a CDS encoding FxsA family protein — protein sequence MLKWIVLAIITIPMVEIFGFNWVADRIGGTNTLFLTIMTSAIGFVMMRFEGRKVIENSKVQMNSGQIPGRNMVDGLCVFIGGMLLVLPGFVTDAIGFTMLFPLTRPLYRFMILKWIKKKIDNGNMTFHKRL from the coding sequence ATGTTGAAATGGATCGTATTAGCTATTATTACTATCCCTATGGTTGAAATATTTGGTTTCAACTGGGTTGCAGATAGAATCGGAGGAACCAACACACTATTCTTGACCATTATGACTTCAGCTATTGGATTTGTTATGATGCGCTTTGAAGGACGTAAGGTCATTGAGAACTCCAAAGTTCAGATGAATTCTGGCCAAATCCCGGGTAGAAACATGGTAGATGGGTTATGTGTTTTTATAGGAGGAATGTTGTTAGTGTTGCCTGGGTTTGTGACTGATGCTATCGGTTTTACGATGCTATTCCCACTCACACGCCCTTTATACCGCTTCATGATACTGAAATGGATCAAGAAAAAGATTGATAATGGAAATATGACATTCCACAAGAGACTTTAA
- a CDS encoding acetyl-CoA carboxylase carboxyltransferase subunit alpha — protein sequence MAGELPFEMPLVEMRKKIEELKTFGHEKEIDFTDEIARLEERYSTLEKEIYSQISAPQKMHLARHQQRPTSLDLIQLIFTDFIELHGDRMFGDDLAVVGGIAKLNGIPITVLGHQRGKDTKENIARFFGSPHPEGFRKALRLMKQADKFKRPIITFIDTKGAYPGNTAEERGQSEAIARNLREMSILGVPVICVVIGEGGSGGALAMAVGNRVLMLEHAIYSVISPNGAASILWKDATRADQAAQAMKITAQDLLQFEVIEEIIPEPQGGAQRDYVITADAIKNSLTRHVEELLAMDAEELKEDRYLKFRKLGKFAIEQNLPSDTANPQPLINE from the coding sequence ATGGCGGGGGAGTTGCCCTTTGAAATGCCTTTAGTTGAAATGCGCAAGAAGATTGAAGAACTAAAGACGTTCGGACATGAAAAAGAGATTGACTTTACCGATGAGATTGCCAGATTAGAAGAACGTTATAGCACACTTGAGAAGGAAATTTATTCTCAAATTTCAGCACCTCAAAAAATGCATCTTGCAAGGCATCAACAACGTCCAACATCGCTAGACTTAATACAACTTATATTCACAGATTTTATTGAGTTGCACGGGGATCGAATGTTCGGAGATGATCTAGCTGTTGTTGGCGGAATTGCTAAACTGAATGGTATTCCTATAACGGTTCTAGGGCATCAGCGCGGCAAGGATACTAAAGAGAATATTGCTCGTTTCTTTGGAAGTCCACACCCGGAAGGTTTTAGAAAAGCGCTTCGACTTATGAAACAAGCGGACAAGTTCAAGCGCCCTATCATTACGTTTATTGATACTAAGGGAGCATATCCTGGGAATACTGCTGAAGAGAGAGGTCAATCTGAGGCAATTGCTCGAAATCTACGGGAAATGTCTATTCTGGGCGTGCCTGTTATTTGTGTGGTCATTGGAGAAGGTGGAAGTGGCGGAGCACTTGCGATGGCAGTCGGAAATCGGGTACTTATGCTAGAGCACGCGATCTACTCTGTTATTTCCCCTAATGGAGCAGCCTCGATTCTTTGGAAGGATGCCACCAGAGCGGATCAAGCAGCACAAGCTATGAAAATTACGGCCCAAGATCTACTCCAATTTGAAGTGATTGAGGAAATTATTCCTGAACCTCAAGGGGGAGCGCAACGGGACTATGTAATAACAGCAGATGCGATTAAGAACAGTTTAACTCGGCATGTGGAAGAGCTCTTGGCGATGGATGCTGAAGAACTGAAGGAAGATCGTTATCTTAAATTCCGTAAGCTTGGTAAGTTCGCCATTGAACAGAATTTACCCTCAGATACGGCTAATCCTCAGCCGTTAATTAATGAATAG